Part of the Oncorhynchus kisutch isolate 150728-3 linkage group LG2, Okis_V2, whole genome shotgun sequence genome, ATATTGTGAGGTAACTAACTTCAGTTGTTTGTATTCTGTGGTATCTCTAgttatttcttttttttatacAGAACTGTCACTCCAATAATACTGGTGTTTTCCTTCGCTAAGTAGGTTGACATGCAGGTGGCCCAGCCATCTGAGGACACAGATGGAGCCTTGCCGTCTGAGAACCAAGATGGGGACTTGCCATCAGAGGACAGAGATGAGGCTCTGGATCTGACTGGCTCTTTGGAGATGGAGGTGACTGTAGACCAGCCACCAAGACCAGGAGGAAGTGGCATGTCCCTGGTGAGGGGGAAAAATGAGGGGAACaaaggaacagaggagagaaagaaagtgacTAAGGTGGTGTTGGACAGTGAGATGGACTGTGCACGAAGCCAGGAGGACAATGGCCTGTCCTCACAGCAGaatgaggaaggagaggagagaaagggaaagttCCTAGGTGGCGAACAACAGGAGAATGGTGCAGAGCAGCGGGCCTCTATTGAAGTGACAATATACTCTATAGAGCCTGAGGACTCTGAAAGCCCAACCTCTcagatagacagaggagagaagactGAGGTAGCTGCAGATGGGTGTGAGGGGGAGGGTGATGTGTGTGAGATGGAGGGTGAAGAGACAGATGAggaagatagacagacagagagtgactcTGAATTTGACCCAGAAGCTGAGgaagagggactgagagagagtgaCTCTGAATTTGACCCAGAAGAGGAGAAACCAACGAgtagtagagggagaggaaggggggaaaggggaagggggaaagggagaaGCAGAGGAAGGCAATTGCagcaggctgcaggagagactggtttGGATGAGTCTGCTGAAGTCTCTGATGGATCACCTTCATCATcaccccagagagaccagcaggaCCAGGAGTCGTTCAGCGGTGCTGCTGGAGAACTGGACTCCGGGGATCTTGTCAGCATCCGGCAGAAATTCAAATACTCTAAAAAACACCACATGGTCCTCTGTCCTGAATGTGGCGtcctgtacaccaccaggctgaaACACCATAAGTGTGAACACAAGTTCATGGTCCGCTGTCCAGACTGTGGGCAGGGTTGTGCGAGTGAACTGGGCCTCAAGCAGCACCGGAGGCTACACCGTCAGGACCTTAAATTTCCCTGTAAGTTCTGCCTCCAATCCTTCAGGACGCGGCCGGACAAGCTGACCCACGAGAAGACCCACAGATTCAAAAGATTAAAAGGTCACAGATGCTACAGCTGCTCAGAGTGCCCACTGAGCTTTGACAACATCCTCGTACGGAATCGCCATCTCAGAGAGCACGAGTCCAAGAGACACATCTGTCACACATGTTACAAGGAGTTCAACAAAGGTCACCTCCTGGAGAGGCATGCACTGTCCCACAGTGACGACAAGCCCTTCAAGTGCCAGGTCTGGAGGGAGGGGCCGGGTTTCAATTACATTCAACTGAAGTGTCAGTTTCAATTACTTATTTTGAAGAGGGCTATTTactgtaaatcaaataaaaacgttacatttttatttaaatccGAAGTATTGTATTTACATGGTCCATGTTGCCCTTACCTGTGTGTCAGGTGTGCCAGCGGGCCTTTGCCCAGCTCAGCCAGCTGAAGTCCCACCTGCGCGTCCACACTGGGGAGAGGCCCTTCCAATGCCAGCGCTGCGACAAGAGCTTCAACCACAACGTCAGCCTCAAGAACCACGTCAGACGCTACCACAGCCCAGACTCAGGCCTGGACCCTGATGGAGGCACAGAAGTTGGGGgacagggggggaggagggaaacAGATGTCAGGACTGggcaggagggaggggaggtgagacTGAGGAAGCCCCGGCAGCAGGTAGAGCTTACCTTTATGACTGAGTGGGAGATGtgggcaggaggagagggagcaaagagagtggaggagaaaccGAGGAAGAGGAAAAGCCAGTGCAATGATGAtcctgaagaggaggaggagaggcagcgagagagtgACTCTGACTTTGACCCAGAGGTGGAGAAGAAGATGGGGAGTAGTAAAGGGAGGGGgctagggagaggaggggggagaggaagtgGAGGGAGTCACTAGCAGAGGCCTACAGGAGAGACTTCTGCAGGCACTGTTGTTGGAGagatgggggacagagagacaaaggctgtattcattagtgcacactgtaccaaaacattttgtAACTGAAAATGAAAACAAGTGtttgttattggacaagttcaggtactGCCTCGCCGTTTTGGCCCATTTGCTTCTGATTTGTTCTTAGTGAATATGACTTTTTTTAaaaaaattgaacctttatttaactaggcaagtcagttaagaacaaattcttatttacaatgacggcctatcccagccaaaccctaacgacactgtgggactcccaatcatggccggttgtgatacagcctggaatcgaaccagggtctgtagacacctctagcactgagatgcagtgccttagaccgctgcttcACTCGGGAGTCCCAAGACTAACAGCAGGAAACATCTCCTGGCACTAGAATTTGTTATCCTCATTTTCTGTCTTTGAATTTAGAATGTTTTTGGATTCCTAGAACCtgattgaagaatctaaaatatatttagatttgttaaactcttcttttggttagtacatgattccatatgtgttatttcatagttttgatgtctacactattctacaatgtagaaaattgtgcaaataaagaaaaacccttgaattagtagttgtgtcccaacttttgagtggtactgtacagtatcagtcagaagtttggaaacacctacacaTTGCACATTAAATGTGTAACGTTGCCCTAAA contains:
- the LOC109884779 gene encoding zinc finger and BTB domain-containing protein 17 isoform X1 — translated: MANNNIIFTPFLPLKKKPDRDSEWRKLKDKSRNRINIGEAFTRWRNLKEGKSMPTDAEVALFLLDRLAAPPPQPAAPPPSPEDIIVNIDCLLQLFQRCEKCRRESVIQTQGDRTCLSVTQHCQSCNHRRTWASNASTVQTMHRGNGDEPQNIQVDMQVAQPSEDTDGALPSENQDGDLPSEDRDEALDLTGSLEMEVTVDQPPRPGGSGMSLVRGKNEGNKGTEERKKVTKVVLDSEMDCARSQEDNGLSSQQNEEGEERKGKFLGGEQQENGAEQRASIEVTIYSIEPEDSESPTSQIDRGEKTEVAADGCEGEGDVCEMEGEETDEEDRQTESDSEFDPEAEEEGLRESDSEFDPEEEKPTSSRGRGRGERGRGKGRSRGRQLQQAAGETGLDESAEVSDGSPSSSPQRDQQDQESFSGAAGELDSGDLVSIRQKFKYSKKHHMVLCPECGVLYTTRLKHHKCEHKFMVRCPDCGQGCASELGLKQHRRLHRQDLKFPCKFCLQSFRTRPDKLTHEKTHRFKRLKGHRCYSCSECPLSFDNILVRNRHLREHESKRHICHTCYKEFNKGHLLERHALSHSDDKPFKCQVCQRAFAQLSQLKSHLRVHTGERPFQCQRCDKSFNHNVSLKNHVRRYHSPDSGLDPDGGTEVGGQGGRRETDVRTGQEGGEVRLRKPRQQVELTFMTEWEMWAGGEGAKRVEEKPRKRKSQCNDDPEEEEERQRESDSDFDPEVEKKMGSSKGRGLGRGGGRGSGGSH
- the LOC109884779 gene encoding zinc finger and SCAN domain-containing protein 2 isoform X2, with translation MQVAQPSEDTDGALPSENQDGDLPSEDRDEALDLTGSLEMEVTVDQPPRPGGSGMSLVRGKNEGNKGTEERKKVTKVVLDSEMDCARSQEDNGLSSQQNEEGEERKGKFLGGEQQENGAEQRASIEVTIYSIEPEDSESPTSQIDRGEKTEVAADGCEGEGDVCEMEGEETDEEDRQTESDSEFDPEAEEEGLRESDSEFDPEEEKPTSSRGRGRGERGRGKGRSRGRQLQQAAGETGLDESAEVSDGSPSSSPQRDQQDQESFSGAAGELDSGDLVSIRQKFKYSKKHHMVLCPECGVLYTTRLKHHKCEHKFMVRCPDCGQGCASELGLKQHRRLHRQDLKFPCKFCLQSFRTRPDKLTHEKTHRFKRLKGHRCYSCSECPLSFDNILVRNRHLREHESKRHICHTCYKEFNKGHLLERHALSHSDDKPFKCQVCQRAFAQLSQLKSHLRVHTGERPFQCQRCDKSFNHNVSLKNHVRRYHSPDSGLDPDGGTEVGGQGGRRETDVRTGQEGGEVRLRKPRQQVELTFMTEWEMWAGGEGAKRVEEKPRKRKSQCNDDPEEEEERQRESDSDFDPEVEKKMGSSKGRGLGRGGGRGSGGSH